Proteins from a single region of Apis mellifera strain DH4 linkage group LG7, Amel_HAv3.1, whole genome shotgun sequence:
- the LOC412896 gene encoding octopamine receptor beta-2R isoform X1, translating to MTTIVTSSESSEVVSSVDVTTLLNGISTEDGQLGTNASYSSEEKLSVPVTIVKGCVLGSIIVTAVFGNLLVMVSVMRHRKLRIITNYFVVSLALADMLVAMFAMTFNASVQLTGKWLFGYFMCDVWNSLDVYFSTSSILHLMCISVDRYWAIVKPLKYPIIMTRRLAAYMLLACWILPAFISFVPIFMGWYTTAENSMRRQNHPEICEFKVNKIYVIFSSSVSFWIPCTIMTLTYFAVFKEANRQEKQMHSRMGNVMLLSHRPSKDLNNLNGELNSAGSSKTLTLNEISTNHLHTPTKDKNIMKMKREHKAARTLGIIMGTFILCWLPFFLWYVITTLCGESCPCPDVVIALLFWIGYTNSALNPLIYAYFNRDFREAFKNTLQCAFCSLCRREPSDLEALDFRRPSLRYDDRTKSIYSETYIKHIDRRRSSEYGSSL from the exons ATGACGACGATCGTGACGAGCAGCGAATCGAGCGAGGTGGTGTCCTCGGTGGACGTGACGACCCTGTTGAACGGCATCTCGACCGAGGACGGCCAGCTGGGAACGAACGCGAGCTACTCGAGCGAGGAGAAGTTGTCGGTGCCTGTGACGATCGTGAAAGGTTGCGTGTTGGGCTCCATCATAGTGACCGCGGTGTTCGGCAATCTGTTGGTGATGGTGTCGGTGATGCGGCACAGGAAGCTGCGGATCATCACCAATTATTTCGTGGTCTCTTTAGCGTTGGCCGACATGTTGGTCGCCATGTTCGCCATGACGTTCAACGCGAGCGTGCAATTGACCGGCAAATGGCTGTTCGGCTATTTCATGTGCGACGTGTGGAATTCCCTGGACGTGTACTTCAGCACCAGCTCCATCCTCCATCTCATGTGCATCTCGGTGGACCGTTACTGGGCGATCGTGAAACCGCTCAAATATCCCATTATCATGACCAGGAGGCTGGCCGCCTACATGCTGCTCGCCTGTTGGATATTGCCCGCGTTCATCTCGTTCGTGCCCATTTTCATGGGATGGTACACCACGGCCGAGAACAGTATGCGAAGGCAGAATCATCCCGAGATATGCGAGTTTAAGGTGAACAAGATTTACGTGATATTCTCGTCGAGCGTCTCGTTCTGGATACCGTGCACCATCATGACGCTCACGTATTTCGCCGTGTTTAAAGAGGCGAACAGGCAGGAGAAGCAGATGCACAGCAGGATGGGGAACGTGATGCTGTTGAGCCACAGGCCGAGCAAGGATTTGAACAATTTGAACGGGGAGTTGAACAGCGCGGGCTCGTCCAAGACGTTGACGTTGAACGAGATCAGTACCAATCACCTGCACACGCCCACCAAGGACAAGAATATCATGAAGATGAAGAGAGAGCACAAGGCTGCCAGGACGTTGGGCATCATCATGGGCACCTTCATACTATGCTGGTTACCCTTCTTCTTGTG GTACGTTATCACAACGTTGTGCGGGGAATCCTGTCCGTGCCCCGACGTTGTGATCGCCCTGCTTTTCTGGATCGGGTACACGAATTCGGCGCTGAACCCGTTGATCTACGCGTACTTCAACCGCGACTTCCGAGAAGCTTTCAAGAATACTCTGCAGTGCGCGTTCTGCTCGCTCTGCAGACGAGAGCCGTCCGATCTCGAGGCGCTCGATTTCCGTCGGCCGTCCCTAAG GTACGACGATCGCACTAAGAGCATATATTCGGAGACGTACATCAAACACATCGACCGGCGAAGATCGAGCGAGTACGGTAGCAGCCTCTGA
- the LOC412896 gene encoding octopamine receptor beta-2R isoform X5: MTTIVTSSESSEVVSSVDVTTLLNGISTEDGQLGTNASYSSEEKLSVPVTIVKGCVLGSIIVTAVFGNLLVMVSVMRHRKLRIITNYFVVSLALADMLVAMFAMTFNASVQLTGKWLFGYFMCDVWNSLDVYFSTSSILHLMCISVDRYWAIVKPLKYPIIMTRRLAAYMLLACWILPAFISFVPIFMGWYTTAENSMRRQNHPEICEFKVNKIYVIFSSSVSFWIPCTIMTLTYFAVFKEANRQEKQMHSRMGNVMLLSHRPSKDLNNLNGELNSAGSSKTLTLNEISTNHLHTPTKDKNIMKMKREHKAARTLGIIMGTFILCWLPFFLWYDDRTKSIYSETYIKHIDRRRSSEYGSSL; the protein is encoded by the exons ATGACGACGATCGTGACGAGCAGCGAATCGAGCGAGGTGGTGTCCTCGGTGGACGTGACGACCCTGTTGAACGGCATCTCGACCGAGGACGGCCAGCTGGGAACGAACGCGAGCTACTCGAGCGAGGAGAAGTTGTCGGTGCCTGTGACGATCGTGAAAGGTTGCGTGTTGGGCTCCATCATAGTGACCGCGGTGTTCGGCAATCTGTTGGTGATGGTGTCGGTGATGCGGCACAGGAAGCTGCGGATCATCACCAATTATTTCGTGGTCTCTTTAGCGTTGGCCGACATGTTGGTCGCCATGTTCGCCATGACGTTCAACGCGAGCGTGCAATTGACCGGCAAATGGCTGTTCGGCTATTTCATGTGCGACGTGTGGAATTCCCTGGACGTGTACTTCAGCACCAGCTCCATCCTCCATCTCATGTGCATCTCGGTGGACCGTTACTGGGCGATCGTGAAACCGCTCAAATATCCCATTATCATGACCAGGAGGCTGGCCGCCTACATGCTGCTCGCCTGTTGGATATTGCCCGCGTTCATCTCGTTCGTGCCCATTTTCATGGGATGGTACACCACGGCCGAGAACAGTATGCGAAGGCAGAATCATCCCGAGATATGCGAGTTTAAGGTGAACAAGATTTACGTGATATTCTCGTCGAGCGTCTCGTTCTGGATACCGTGCACCATCATGACGCTCACGTATTTCGCCGTGTTTAAAGAGGCGAACAGGCAGGAGAAGCAGATGCACAGCAGGATGGGGAACGTGATGCTGTTGAGCCACAGGCCGAGCAAGGATTTGAACAATTTGAACGGGGAGTTGAACAGCGCGGGCTCGTCCAAGACGTTGACGTTGAACGAGATCAGTACCAATCACCTGCACACGCCCACCAAGGACAAGAATATCATGAAGATGAAGAGAGAGCACAAGGCTGCCAGGACGTTGGGCATCATCATGGGCACCTTCATACTATGCTGGTTACCCTTCTTCTTGTG GTACGACGATCGCACTAAGAGCATATATTCGGAGACGTACATCAAACACATCGACCGGCGAAGATCGAGCGAGTACGGTAGCAGCCTCTGA
- the LOC412896 gene encoding octopamine receptor beta-2R isoform X2 has product MTTIVTSSESSEVVSSVDVTTLLNGISTEDGQLGTNASYSSEEKLSVPVTIVKGCVLGSIIVTAVFGNLLVMVSVMRHRKLRIITNYFVVSLALADMLVAMFAMTFNASVQLTGKWLFGYFMCDVWNSLDVYFSTSSILHLMCISVDRYWAIVKPLKYPIIMTRRLAAYMLLACWILPAFISFVPIFMGWYTTAENSMRRQNHPEICEFKVNKIYVIFSSSVSFWIPCTIMTLTYFAVFKEANRQEKQMHSRMGNVMLLSHRPSKDLNNLNGELNSAGSSKTLTLNEISTNHLHTPTKDKNIMKMKREHKAARTLGIIMGTFILCWLPFFLWYVITTLCGESCPCPDVVIALLFWIGYTNSALNPLIYAYFNRDFREAFKNTLQCAFCSLCRREPSDLEALDFRRPSLSFEMGQSMLQENKANNREPFNPIANFR; this is encoded by the exons ATGACGACGATCGTGACGAGCAGCGAATCGAGCGAGGTGGTGTCCTCGGTGGACGTGACGACCCTGTTGAACGGCATCTCGACCGAGGACGGCCAGCTGGGAACGAACGCGAGCTACTCGAGCGAGGAGAAGTTGTCGGTGCCTGTGACGATCGTGAAAGGTTGCGTGTTGGGCTCCATCATAGTGACCGCGGTGTTCGGCAATCTGTTGGTGATGGTGTCGGTGATGCGGCACAGGAAGCTGCGGATCATCACCAATTATTTCGTGGTCTCTTTAGCGTTGGCCGACATGTTGGTCGCCATGTTCGCCATGACGTTCAACGCGAGCGTGCAATTGACCGGCAAATGGCTGTTCGGCTATTTCATGTGCGACGTGTGGAATTCCCTGGACGTGTACTTCAGCACCAGCTCCATCCTCCATCTCATGTGCATCTCGGTGGACCGTTACTGGGCGATCGTGAAACCGCTCAAATATCCCATTATCATGACCAGGAGGCTGGCCGCCTACATGCTGCTCGCCTGTTGGATATTGCCCGCGTTCATCTCGTTCGTGCCCATTTTCATGGGATGGTACACCACGGCCGAGAACAGTATGCGAAGGCAGAATCATCCCGAGATATGCGAGTTTAAGGTGAACAAGATTTACGTGATATTCTCGTCGAGCGTCTCGTTCTGGATACCGTGCACCATCATGACGCTCACGTATTTCGCCGTGTTTAAAGAGGCGAACAGGCAGGAGAAGCAGATGCACAGCAGGATGGGGAACGTGATGCTGTTGAGCCACAGGCCGAGCAAGGATTTGAACAATTTGAACGGGGAGTTGAACAGCGCGGGCTCGTCCAAGACGTTGACGTTGAACGAGATCAGTACCAATCACCTGCACACGCCCACCAAGGACAAGAATATCATGAAGATGAAGAGAGAGCACAAGGCTGCCAGGACGTTGGGCATCATCATGGGCACCTTCATACTATGCTGGTTACCCTTCTTCTTGTG GTACGTTATCACAACGTTGTGCGGGGAATCCTGTCCGTGCCCCGACGTTGTGATCGCCCTGCTTTTCTGGATCGGGTACACGAATTCGGCGCTGAACCCGTTGATCTACGCGTACTTCAACCGCGACTTCCGAGAAGCTTTCAAGAATACTCTGCAGTGCGCGTTCTGCTCGCTCTGCAGACGAGAGCCGTCCGATCTCGAGGCGCTCGATTTCCGTCGGCCGTCCCTAAG TTTTGAAATGGGGCAATCAATGTTGCAAGAAAACAAAGCGAACAACAGAGAGCCTTTCAACCCAATTGCAAACTTCagataa
- the LOC412896 gene encoding octopamine receptor beta-2R isoform X4, with protein sequence MTTIVTSSESSEVVSSVDVTTLLNGISTEDGQLGTNASYSSEEKLSVPVTIVKGCVLGSIIVTAVFGNLLVMVSVMRHRKLRIITNYFVVSLALADMLVAMFAMTFNASVQLTGKWLFGYFMCDVWNSLDVYFSTSSILHLMCISVDRYWAIVKPLKYPIIMTRRLAAYMLLACWILPAFISFVPIFMGWYTTAENSMRRQNHPEICEFKVNKIYVIFSSSVSFWIPCTIMTLTYFAVFKEANRQEKQMHSRMGNVMLLSHRPSKDLNNLNGELNSAGSSKTLTLNEISTNHLHTPTKDKNIMKMKREHKAARTLGIIMGTFILCWLPFFLWYVITTLCGESCPCPDVVIALLFWIGYTNSALNPLIYAYFNRDFREAFKNTLQCAFCSLCRREPSDLEALDFRRPSLRYDLV encoded by the exons ATGACGACGATCGTGACGAGCAGCGAATCGAGCGAGGTGGTGTCCTCGGTGGACGTGACGACCCTGTTGAACGGCATCTCGACCGAGGACGGCCAGCTGGGAACGAACGCGAGCTACTCGAGCGAGGAGAAGTTGTCGGTGCCTGTGACGATCGTGAAAGGTTGCGTGTTGGGCTCCATCATAGTGACCGCGGTGTTCGGCAATCTGTTGGTGATGGTGTCGGTGATGCGGCACAGGAAGCTGCGGATCATCACCAATTATTTCGTGGTCTCTTTAGCGTTGGCCGACATGTTGGTCGCCATGTTCGCCATGACGTTCAACGCGAGCGTGCAATTGACCGGCAAATGGCTGTTCGGCTATTTCATGTGCGACGTGTGGAATTCCCTGGACGTGTACTTCAGCACCAGCTCCATCCTCCATCTCATGTGCATCTCGGTGGACCGTTACTGGGCGATCGTGAAACCGCTCAAATATCCCATTATCATGACCAGGAGGCTGGCCGCCTACATGCTGCTCGCCTGTTGGATATTGCCCGCGTTCATCTCGTTCGTGCCCATTTTCATGGGATGGTACACCACGGCCGAGAACAGTATGCGAAGGCAGAATCATCCCGAGATATGCGAGTTTAAGGTGAACAAGATTTACGTGATATTCTCGTCGAGCGTCTCGTTCTGGATACCGTGCACCATCATGACGCTCACGTATTTCGCCGTGTTTAAAGAGGCGAACAGGCAGGAGAAGCAGATGCACAGCAGGATGGGGAACGTGATGCTGTTGAGCCACAGGCCGAGCAAGGATTTGAACAATTTGAACGGGGAGTTGAACAGCGCGGGCTCGTCCAAGACGTTGACGTTGAACGAGATCAGTACCAATCACCTGCACACGCCCACCAAGGACAAGAATATCATGAAGATGAAGAGAGAGCACAAGGCTGCCAGGACGTTGGGCATCATCATGGGCACCTTCATACTATGCTGGTTACCCTTCTTCTTGTG GTACGTTATCACAACGTTGTGCGGGGAATCCTGTCCGTGCCCCGACGTTGTGATCGCCCTGCTTTTCTGGATCGGGTACACGAATTCGGCGCTGAACCCGTTGATCTACGCGTACTTCAACCGCGACTTCCGAGAAGCTTTCAAGAATACTCTGCAGTGCGCGTTCTGCTCGCTCTGCAGACGAGAGCCGTCCGATCTCGAGGCGCTCGATTTCCGTCGGCCGTCCCTAAGGTACGATCTGGTCTGA
- the LOC412896 gene encoding octopamine receptor beta-2R isoform X3: MTTIVTSSESSEVVSSVDVTTLLNGISTEDGQLGTNASYSSEEKLSVPVTIVKGCVLGSIIVTAVFGNLLVMVSVMRHRKLRIITNYFVVSLALADMLVAMFAMTFNASVQLTGKWLFGYFMCDVWNSLDVYFSTSSILHLMCISVDRYWAIVKPLKYPIIMTRRLAAYMLLACWILPAFISFVPIFMGWYTTAENSMRRQNHPEICEFKVNKIYVIFSSSVSFWIPCTIMTLTYFAVFKEANRQEKQMHSRMGNVMLLSHRPSKDLNNLNGELNSAGSSKTLTLNEISTNHLHTPTKDKNIMKMKREHKAARTLGIIMGTFILCWLPFFLWYVITTLCGESCPCPDVVIALLFWIGYTNSALNPLIYAYFNRDFREAFKNTLQCAFCSLCRREPSDLEALDFRRPSLRSTDVTTPRE; the protein is encoded by the exons ATGACGACGATCGTGACGAGCAGCGAATCGAGCGAGGTGGTGTCCTCGGTGGACGTGACGACCCTGTTGAACGGCATCTCGACCGAGGACGGCCAGCTGGGAACGAACGCGAGCTACTCGAGCGAGGAGAAGTTGTCGGTGCCTGTGACGATCGTGAAAGGTTGCGTGTTGGGCTCCATCATAGTGACCGCGGTGTTCGGCAATCTGTTGGTGATGGTGTCGGTGATGCGGCACAGGAAGCTGCGGATCATCACCAATTATTTCGTGGTCTCTTTAGCGTTGGCCGACATGTTGGTCGCCATGTTCGCCATGACGTTCAACGCGAGCGTGCAATTGACCGGCAAATGGCTGTTCGGCTATTTCATGTGCGACGTGTGGAATTCCCTGGACGTGTACTTCAGCACCAGCTCCATCCTCCATCTCATGTGCATCTCGGTGGACCGTTACTGGGCGATCGTGAAACCGCTCAAATATCCCATTATCATGACCAGGAGGCTGGCCGCCTACATGCTGCTCGCCTGTTGGATATTGCCCGCGTTCATCTCGTTCGTGCCCATTTTCATGGGATGGTACACCACGGCCGAGAACAGTATGCGAAGGCAGAATCATCCCGAGATATGCGAGTTTAAGGTGAACAAGATTTACGTGATATTCTCGTCGAGCGTCTCGTTCTGGATACCGTGCACCATCATGACGCTCACGTATTTCGCCGTGTTTAAAGAGGCGAACAGGCAGGAGAAGCAGATGCACAGCAGGATGGGGAACGTGATGCTGTTGAGCCACAGGCCGAGCAAGGATTTGAACAATTTGAACGGGGAGTTGAACAGCGCGGGCTCGTCCAAGACGTTGACGTTGAACGAGATCAGTACCAATCACCTGCACACGCCCACCAAGGACAAGAATATCATGAAGATGAAGAGAGAGCACAAGGCTGCCAGGACGTTGGGCATCATCATGGGCACCTTCATACTATGCTGGTTACCCTTCTTCTTGTG GTACGTTATCACAACGTTGTGCGGGGAATCCTGTCCGTGCCCCGACGTTGTGATCGCCCTGCTTTTCTGGATCGGGTACACGAATTCGGCGCTGAACCCGTTGATCTACGCGTACTTCAACCGCGACTTCCGAGAAGCTTTCAAGAATACTCTGCAGTGCGCGTTCTGCTCGCTCTGCAGACGAGAGCCGTCCGATCTCGAGGCGCTCGATTTCCGTCGGCCGTCCCTAAG